In Haliscomenobacter hydrossis DSM 1100, the DNA window AAAATCAACTTTGGCCACAACATGTTCCTTGTAGAGTTTGTGCACCCTTTCCAGGACCGTGAACAAATACTGCTTTTTGATGTCCAAATTGCTGAACTCGCGGGAATATTGACTAAAAGCCTGTTGGTAAACACTGGTGCGCAGGGCTGGTTTCTGTTCCGACTTAAGCAGTAAAATGGCTAAATCGTGCCAGGCATTTTCAGCTTCTTCGATTTGCAGCAATAATTTTTCTCGTTCAGCATCGAGTATTCCGGTATTGAGGGAAATGAGTTTTTGACCCTTGGCAACTGGTCGATCTTCAACTAAATTGTGGGCTATAACCTGCCCCTGGATCAAGGCAGTAATTAAGGTATTGTCTTGTACATCCCTGATTACCCCAGGAGCTTGACCGCCCACCTTGATTTTTATTACTGGTAAAACGCCAATAGAAAGGAAAAATAACCCAAGTACAAACAGGTAAATCACCTGACTCTGTCGATTGGTTTTTGCGCTGAGCGTCTCAACGCTGGGATAAGCTAATTCGAAGGGAAAAATGAGCTGGGACATGTGACGAACCGTTTAGGTTATGCAATTTCTGCATGTCACAAATATCACGGTCTATTGCAGCCATATCAAGTCACTTTTGCGTCCTGATAACCACCCCAAATTTGCGCTATTGTATCCCTTTATTCTTCTTCCCAATGGTATCAATTTTTACCTTTTTCCTTTTTCCCTCAAAAAGTGGCTTAAGTTGGATGGTGTCCGGACCTTTGATTTTAGGGATATCTTCGTTAGGTTTGACGGGTTTGGGGGGCCGGGACAAGGTGTCGCGCTCAAAATAAGCTTCAACGATGAGCAGTGAATCTACAATACGGGTCGCTTCGCGGAGTGCCTCTTCTTGACAAGACTTGATTTTGGCATTGCGGTATTCGGAAATTTTCCGGTTTAACTCCCGATCGATCAGGGTTTTGATCTCTTCTTCAGTGTATTCTTTTTTTGAAAGACAGGCGGTGCAGAGCAGAAACAGACTGGCAATCAGCGTACTGCACAGGCAATATTTAACCAAAATCCTCCATCTTTTTCCCATCCTACGCATCATTTTGAATATTTATCCCTCAACGCTTGTTCTTCAGCCCGACGAACCTGGAGCATGGAGTCTATCAAAATTTTGATCTCAATTTCGCGCTTTGCTTGGCAGAGGCTGTCCATTTCGGCAGCTAGTCCCCCTTTGTTGATGGCCCGGAGATAGAGGGTATCCACTTGATCGCGTTGGATTGTGGTGAGTCGGAGTGGTGGCTTCTCACCGCAAGAAACCAGCAGTACAAGCAGCAGCATCAGCCCCATCGCTACCTTAGTTCCTTTGTGATTCATGTTCGCCCGGTTGTCTCGAAACATCAATAACTTTTCTGCGCAATTCGAAATGTTGCCCCAAATATACTTTGCGTACCATTTCATCGGCGGCAAGTTCTTCGGCGGTTCCGGCTTTGAGGATGTTACCTTCAAACATCAAATAAGCCCGATCCGTGATGGAAAGCGTTTCTTGTACGTTGTGGTCGGTGATCAGGATGCCAATGTTTTTGGTTTTGAGCTTGGCCACGATGTACTGAATGTCTTCCACCGCAATGGGGTCGATGCCGGCAAAAGGTTCGTCGAGTAAAATAAAGGTGGGGCTGGTGGCCAATGCCCGGGCAATTTCCGTACGGCGACGCTCCCCCCCGGAGAGGGTATCCCCCCGGCTTTTGCGCACTTTGTGCAGGCCAAATTCGTCCATGAGCTCTTCGAGTTTGTCCTTTTGCTCTGCTTTGGACAGGTTGGTCATTTCCAAAACCGCCTTGACGTTGTCTTCTACTGTCAATTTTCGAAACACCGAGGGTTCTTGCGGCAAATAACCGATCCCCTTTTGGGCGCGTTTGTACATGGGCAGGTTGGTGATTTCCTCATCATTGAGGAATACCTTGCCTTCATTGGGTTGAATAAAACCTACCACCATATAAAAGGTAGTGGTTTTGCCCGCACCGTTTGGGCCCAGGAGTCCAACAATTTCTCCTTGATTGACATTGATGCTCACACCTTTTACCACGTGACGGCGGCCGTATACTTTGATCAGGTTATCGCTGCGAAGAATCATAACGTTTAAGGTTCGGGGGTTCGGGGGTTCGAGGGTTCGGGCTTAACCCCCGAACCCCCGAACCCTCGAACCCGTTTTAAGTTTTAATCTATGTAAATCACCTTGCGCAAAAAGCGGAAACCAAACGAGAGTTCAAACGTAAGGTTGGTGCTGCGGCGCTGGGGCAAACTGATGTTTCCTCGCGGCGCCCAGGGGTTGGGATTGATGATGTTTTCCAAGGGGGGCTGGTCATATTGGTAAGAAAAATCAGGGTTCACCGTAAATTCCACCAGAACGCCGACCAATTCATCAAAAGGAATTTCAATACCTCCACCCATGGTAATCCCATAATTGAGCTTGCGCACAAATTCAGGAATGGGGTAATAGATCGTATAAATGTCGTACTCATTGGGAATCCGCGGTCCCAAAAGGGTATTGATGGTATAATCGCCGCGGATGCCAAACATATAGTACAGCTTTTTTTCGCCCAAATCCAGATCCAGGCGCTGTTTGGCGCCTACCGTTAGGGATACATTGCGGTACTCAAAAGAAATTTGTTGAGCTGGAACATCAAAAATTGTACCCCCTGAACCCGTTACCGCACTGCGGGGCGTGCGTATGGCACTCCCTTTAATGTGGTATCCACCTTGTGCAAACAGGGCAAAGCGTGAATCTTCGGAAGCAGATTCGATAAAAGCAATCCCGTGGTAACGCAAAAGCATATCCCGTTCAAAGGTGTTGTCCCAGCGCTGTCTGCCCGCCGTCAGACCACCCTTGATGCCGAATGCGGTGTTTTGAGCGAGCCCAAATACAACGGTACCACAAAAAAATAAGCCGATAAAAAAGGAGCGCATAGCTGTTACTTTAAAGAAATGATCCAGTCCAAAGGGTCAAAGCTTGATGAAATTCATACTTTTGTCCCCAAACTTATCCCCCAACAAAGGTGGGGAATTGGAGTGGATTGTGCAAGAGTTCCACTGAATTCAACAAAATCAGGCTTTTGAACCAACGTATACCCGGGACTGCTTGGTACAAGTTATTAAAAATTTACCTTAAAAACTTTGTTTATCAATGGAGTTCTACGTTTCTTTGCGGGTGCATTTATAAATCAATAAAGCTTTCTAACATGTCAAGCATTGCAGAAAAAGTAACCAAAATCATTGTTGAGAAGCTGGGAATCACGGAGTCCGAAGTTACTCCAGAGGCGAGCTTCACGACCGATTTGGGTGCGGACTCTCTGGACACCGTTGAGCTGATCATGGAATTCGAGAAGCAGTTCGATATCTCCATCCCGGACGAGCAAGCGGAAAACATTAAAACGGTTGGTGACGCAGTTGCCTACCTTGAGGCCAACGCTGGTAAGTAATTTCAGTGTTCGGGAAAATCCACAGGTTGAAGTTTTAGCCTGTGGATTTTTTATAACAATACTCTTGTTTCTGCTAATCAATACCGAATATGAGAAGAGTTGTTGTAACCGGGTTGGGAGCAGTTACCCCCATTGGTAATACCCTGTCGGCATACCAGGAAGGTTTACAGAAAGGAGTCAGCGGTGCAAATCTGATCACACTGTTCAATGCTTCAGAATTCAAAACCCATTTCGCGTGTGAAGTCAAAGACTTCAATCCCGAGGTGGCTATTGATAAAAAAGAAGTTCGAAGAATTGACCGTTTCACCCAATTTGCCCTCGTGAGCTCCGATGAGGCCATGATTGATTCGGGTTTGGCGGCTCAATTGGAGGAACTCAACCCCGATCGGATCGGCGTTATTTGGGCATCCGGCATCGGTGGATTGCGTTCTTTGGAAGAAGAAATTGAAACCTTTACCTCCGGCAATGGTACTCCGCGCTACAATCCGTTCATGATTCCCAAGATGATTGCGGACATTGCGGCTGGGCACATTTCCATCAAATACGGTTTTCGAGGCATCAACTACGCTACCGTTTCGGCTTGTGCCTCGGCATCTCATGCCATCATGAATGCCTTTGATTACATCCGTTTGGGCCGCAACGACATCATCGTTACCGGAGGTTCCGAAGCGGCCGTAACCAAAGCGGGCATTGGTGGTTTCAACGCCATGAAAGCCCTTTCTACCCGCAACGACGACTTCAAAACCGCCTCCCGGCCTTTCGACAAAGACCGCGATGGCTTCGTCTTGGGTGAAGGAGGCGGCGCTTTGATCCTCGAAGCATACGAGCACGCCAAAAAGCGCGGAGCAAAAATATACGCCGAAATTGTGGGCGCAGGGGCTACTGCCGACGCCTATCACATTACTGCACCACACCCGGATGGTTTGGGCGCGCTGAATGTGATGCGCATGGCGCTGGCCGATGCCAACATGAATCCGGAAGAAATTGATTACGTAAACGTACACGGCACGTCTACTCCTTTGGGGGACATTGCCGAAACCAAAGCCATCAAAGGGGTATTTGGGGAACACGCTTACGGCCTCAACATCAGTTCGACCAAATCCATGACTGGTCACCTCCTGGGTGCAGCGGGTGCCATTGAGGCCATTGCGGGTATCCTGGCCATTAAAGGTCAATTCATACCCCCAACCATCAATCATTTTACCGACGATCCAGAAATCGACAATCGCCTGAACCTGACCTTCAACGAGGCTCAGGAACGTAAAGTCCGGGCGATTTTAAGCAATACTTTTGGCTTCGGTGGCCACAATTCGTCTTTGATCTTTAAGCAGTTCGCAGAATAGGACTGTAAGTAGTCTATTGAGAAAAGAACGAAAACTACCCATTTCCCAGTGATATGAACTCATGTTCAGCAATTTTGGCAATTCACACGATTGCTAAACATGATTTACCAGGCAAAACCCAATTTGGTTTTGTTGTTTTTACCCGCTGTAGTTTCTTTCTTTTCATTCTACTCTTTACAGGCCGTTTCTGTACGTACTTTATAATCAGCACCCTGCAAAAATTTGACAGCCATCAAATTTTTGCAGGGCCGTATTATTTACACTCTTAACTAAACGGCCTTGCGGTTATTATTCAAATTTTACAACTATTACCTTTCGCCGGATAAGGAATTGGCCCGTAAGCTCAAGCCTTTATTGGGGTACACCCCGGCGAATCTGGGTATTTTCAAGTTGGCGTTTTCCCACAAATCCACCAGCAACTCCGGGGATAAAGCCTATCCCATGCAAAACAACGAACGCCTGGAATACCTGGGCGATGCGGTACTCGGTACCATCGTTGCGGAGTACCTCTTCAAAAAATACCCGGATAGCAATGAGGGCTTCCTCACCAAAATGCGCTCAAAACTGGTGAAACGAAAATCGCTCAACCGGATTGGGGACAAAATGGAGCTCGAACTCCTGCTCTCCGAGTACAATACCACCCGTCTCAGCCGGTCCATGCTGGGCAACGCCGTAGAAGCCCTGGTGGGTGCCGTGTACCTCGACCGGGGTTACGCCTCCACCAAAATCTTCGTGATCAACCACATGCTGCGCAAGTATGTCAACATCCACGAACTCGAACGCCTCGACGACAACTACAAGAGCCAACTGCTGGAATGGTGTCAAAAAAGTGGCAAAAATGTAACCTACAAGCTACTGGCCCGTTATAAGTTCGAAAAACGCGATCGCTTCAAAGTCGCGGTCATGATCAACAACAAACGGGTAGCCACCGCCGACGATTTTAATAAAAAAAGCGCCGAACAAATGGCTTCGGAAAAAGCCATGATTGCCTTGGGCATCCTGATTGAAGAAGAAGACGAAGATTGATGGCTTTGGGGTTGAGAAGGTTTAGGAAGGTTTAGGCTAACGCAGCGTTTTTGATAAGGACATTGTCTAAGTTGCTGCGGCAGCCTAAACCTCCCTCAACCTTCTCAACCTCCCTCAACTCATATTCCATGAAATCTCCCCTGGATAAGCGCATCGAAACCATGACCCAAGGAGCCAAGGAGCTCCAGCTTTGGGTACTGGATGCCATTCGCCAGGGTTTTGGCCACCTGCAAAGTCAACCCAATTCCACCTGGGATACCATCGCAGCGCGGATGACCGATGCCAAGTTGGGCTCCATCTCGCGGCGCCTCCGCATCCTGCGCGACCGGCGCAACGAACCAGACTGGCCAACCTTGTTTTTCAACGAACTTGCCGATTATTACCTCTTCGCCCAAGCTTTTTTACAACTGGATGCCTTACCCGCTCCGATGCAGGAAGAGTTGCTGTTGCAGGGCGGACGCAGCATTCGCCGCACTGATTTGCTGCAACAAACACCCGAACACGACATTTGGCTGGTGATGGGGCAAAACTTTGGCGTGGAAGAGGATTTGCGCTGGCGGCGTACCTGGTTTTGGGCCGAAAAATTACAAAAGCCGGCCTTGGTACTCGATTATGCCTTTCGCGATGCGCCCTATGAACAAGAATGGATCGTGGGTGCGGCCTTTGCCGCCGACCTGTTTTATTTCCCGGGAGTGGATCCCCTGCGCGCGGTGGTGGGCGAATTTGCTTTTTCTGCTGAACCTGTTGCCGATTTGGTCGGTTTTACCGATTGTCATACCATCGCCAATGCCTACGCCGCGGCCTTGAGTAAAAATCCTTTTTTGCAAATTTTCCCGCTTATCCTGGATGGTTTTGGGATTGTTTTGCACGAAAAGCAATTTTATGCCCTGGATCAGCAGCGCCATTTTCTTCCCCTGAGCAATCAGGAGGAAAAAAACTGGAAACTGCTGGCTTATAGTGCTGGCCACCCCATTGGGTTGTTTGCCGAATGGGACGGCCAACACTTGAATCCGCTTGCGCTGCTCGATGAGCACAGGGTGATTAAACTTTAGTAAAAGTTGAGTATCCCGCCTGCGGCGGAGTTTCATAACGCACATTACGCAATTCTTGTAAGAGCGTTTTGGAAGCATAAGTTTTGGAAGCAGCTGCGCTGCTTGTTTTTTAACACGACGACGCGACGAAACGACGACACGACGTTAGCTACCGCTACAACCCAACGCCATGCGTTGGGATCGGAAAGTGCGAAGCACTTGGAGAACGTCGTGTCGTCGTTTCGTCGTGTCGTCGTGTTAAAAAGATTTGGCGAAGCCGAATCAAGAAAAATCGTTGTGTTTATATACTACGATCTGCGGGAGAAAATAAAAAAAATCCGACGAAGTCGGGGCACTAAACGTATACAAACGCGAATATCATGCCATTCAGTAAAATGCTATCTCTGCCTTTTGCATTGGCCATGGCGCTGGGCTTTTACCTCGCCTTGCAGGTCAATACCACTTACGCCTATTTGGTCGTACCCTGCGTACTGATACTGGCCTTGATTTACATTTTTTCGCCCCAGATCGACTGGTTCTGGTACCAACGTTATCCGCCGGAATTGCCGGAAAAACTGCGGGCCTTTTTTGAAAAACACAGCGTTTTTTACCAGCAATTGCGACGTGAAGACGATCGCC includes these proteins:
- the lptB gene encoding LPS export ABC transporter ATP-binding protein, producing the protein MILRSDNLIKVYGRRHVVKGVSINVNQGEIVGLLGPNGAGKTTTFYMVVGFIQPNEGKVFLNDEEITNLPMYKRAQKGIGYLPQEPSVFRKLTVEDNVKAVLEMTNLSKAEQKDKLEELMDEFGLHKVRKSRGDTLSGGERRRTEIARALATSPTFILLDEPFAGIDPIAVEDIQYIVAKLKTKNIGILITDHNVQETLSITDRAYLMFEGNILKAGTAEELAADEMVRKVYLGQHFELRRKVIDVSRQPGEHESQRN
- the fabF gene encoding beta-ketoacyl-ACP synthase II — its product is MRRVVVTGLGAVTPIGNTLSAYQEGLQKGVSGANLITLFNASEFKTHFACEVKDFNPEVAIDKKEVRRIDRFTQFALVSSDEAMIDSGLAAQLEELNPDRIGVIWASGIGGLRSLEEEIETFTSGNGTPRYNPFMIPKMIADIAAGHISIKYGFRGINYATVSACASASHAIMNAFDYIRLGRNDIIVTGGSEAAVTKAGIGGFNAMKALSTRNDDFKTASRPFDKDRDGFVLGEGGGALILEAYEHAKKRGAKIYAEIVGAGATADAYHITAPHPDGLGALNVMRMALADANMNPEEIDYVNVHGTSTPLGDIAETKAIKGVFGEHAYGLNISSTKSMTGHLLGAAGAIEAIAGILAIKGQFIPPTINHFTDDPEIDNRLNLTFNEAQERKVRAILSNTFGFGGHNSSLIFKQFAE
- the rnc gene encoding ribonuclease III: MRLLFKFYNYYLSPDKELARKLKPLLGYTPANLGIFKLAFSHKSTSNSGDKAYPMQNNERLEYLGDAVLGTIVAEYLFKKYPDSNEGFLTKMRSKLVKRKSLNRIGDKMELELLLSEYNTTRLSRSMLGNAVEALVGAVYLDRGYASTKIFVINHMLRKYVNIHELERLDDNYKSQLLEWCQKSGKNVTYKLLARYKFEKRDRFKVAVMINNKRVATADDFNKKSAEQMASEKAMIALGILIEEEDED
- a CDS encoding acyl carrier protein — its product is MSSIAEKVTKIIVEKLGITESEVTPEASFTTDLGADSLDTVELIMEFEKQFDISIPDEQAENIKTVGDAVAYLEANAGK